The sequence below is a genomic window from Acetobacter vaccinii.
GAGGAAGTTCGCTACGATGTGGAGCGCAGGCAGGTCGTTAAAGAGCCTGTTTCCCTTACACAGGATTTTCGTGACTTTGACTTTGTTTCTCCATGGGAGGGCATCCTGACCCTGCCGGGAGACGAAAAAGCCCATGAAGTCCGGCAGGGTATGAAAAGGTCGATCTGATGACTGAAGCACAGGACAAGGACTCGCTCTTGTTTGCGCAGACCGTGCTGCGGGAGGATATTCCCGAAAGTCTGCTGCCTGAGAGCCAGCTCCAGAACCGTGAAAACCGGATTGTTGAAATTGACTCCCACGCCCTTAATTTCGGGCCCCAGCATCCGTCAGCCCATGGTGTGCTGCGTCTGGTGCTCGAAATGGAGGGCGAGGTTGTAGCCCGTGCCGTCCCCCATATCGGTCTGCTGCACCGTGGTACAGAAAAGCTGATCGAATACAAAACCTATCAAAAAGCCCTGCCGTATTTTGACCGGCTCGATTACGTCTCCCCCATGTGTGAGGAGCAGGCGTTCGCGCTGGCAACGGAAAAACTGCTGGGCATTGATATTCCAGAGCGTGCCAAATGGCTGCGCGTTCTTTTTTCCGAAATCACGCGTATTCTTAACCATATTCTCAATCTCACAGCGATGGGGCTGGATTGTGGCGCGGTTACGCCTGCATTGTGGGGATATGAAGAACGCGAGAAACTGCTGGAGTTTTATGAAGCAGCGTCTGGTGCCCGCTTCCATGCCAATTACTTCCGCCCCGGTGGTGTCGCTCGTGATATTCCCGCAGCTCTGGAAGATAGAATTGGTGTCTGGGCAAAAGAGTTTCCAGCATGGATTGATGAGCTGGAAGGTCTGCTGACCGAAAACAGAATTTGGAAGCAGCGTACAGTCGGTATTGGTGTTTTCAGCACCGAGCAGGCGTTGGCATGGGGCTTTAGCGGTCCTTGTCTGCGTGCCTCCGGTGTGCCGTGGGACCTGCGTCGTAACCAGCCTTATGACAACTATCATAAGGTGGAGTTTAATGTGCCTGTCGCCCGGCAGGGTGACTGTTACGACCGTTATCTGGTCCGCGTTGCTGAAATGCGCGAAAGCGTAAAAATTATCGAGCAGTGCCTGACACAAATGCAGCCTGGTGCTGTCAAGGTGCAGGACCCCAAGTTCAGCCCGCCACCA
It includes:
- a CDS encoding NADH-quinone oxidoreductase subunit D encodes the protein MTEAQDKDSLLFAQTVLREDIPESLLPESQLQNRENRIVEIDSHALNFGPQHPSAHGVLRLVLEMEGEVVARAVPHIGLLHRGTEKLIEYKTYQKALPYFDRLDYVSPMCEEQAFALATEKLLGIDIPERAKWLRVLFSEITRILNHILNLTAMGLDCGAVTPALWGYEEREKLLEFYEAASGARFHANYFRPGGVARDIPAALEDRIGVWAKEFPAWIDELEGLLTENRIWKQRTVGIGVFSTEQALAWGFSGPCLRASGVPWDLRRNQPYDNYHKVEFNVPVARQGDCYDRYLVRVAEMRESVKIIEQCLTQMQPGAVKVQDPKFSPPPRADMKRSMEALIHHFKLFSEGYHVPAGATYTAVESPKGEFGVYLVADGSNRPYRCKIRPTGFSHLQAIDELSRRGMLADMVAIIGSLDLVFGEVDR